TTGCTggtttcttttcaatttttcaatagATAGATTTTGGTCTCTGTTGGTGTCTCACGGTGCGACACGtcttcatttctttttccttaTTTACATCTGGGTGAGTTATTTACCATTTCATCAGGTTGCTCATCGCTGCTTTACCATCACGCGCAGATGCCGATTTGTTTGTTAGTTGGAACTTACTACTCCTTGTGCTTCTCTTTGATTGGCTAGTCCAGTGGCCAGCTTAGATGAGGATGAGTTACCGCCTTTGTGTGCTGTCACAATTTTGTTtgttcttccttcctctcctgGCGTATATGTTTGCTTGTGTTTCCTTACACACAAAGGTGAGTTCCTCCACCGCGTCTACCTTAATGTGCCTATCTTCCAAGCTTTACCCTAGAGCTTGGGGCTATCACTCCATTTGCATCGGTGGTTTGTAGGATCGTGCACACCTTCGTCGTCGGTGTTGACGATGGAGGAGTACTCCGACCAACATTCACCACGTCGTATGAGAAGATGTTTTCTCAGTGTCCGCGTCGATTGCCACGTGAGTGCAGAGTTTGATGATGATTGTTCATCTCTGAGTCCGAGCTCGCCTACACAATTATAAGCTTCCGAGGTCGTCGATTTTATTGCTGGCTTTCACCGTCACCCATCTCTGATGATAGTGACTATGGGTATTGCTGGTGTTCACTATCACCCATGTACCACGAATTTTGATCTCCTTGATGTTCCCTGAGCCAGAGTCCCATCGTTGTTTGGGGTTCAATGCTAGACAACAAACTTTGGCAACTCTGGTTTGTGGCAGATGGTAACACCGATGCATGAGGATCAGCGGCTCTACCATCATTAGAGGACCAAGAAGCCTCTTTACGCCTCTAGCTGATCTTGCAAGATGGCCACAATGACCACTTCAGCTATGTCGTGCACACTGCATTGACATAGCATCTTCAACATTGGTGAAGAGCTCACCAAACCCCCTATCGCTCACCTTATTGGCATGGACTTCATCAAGGTTGGTTCGAAGATCATCGGCATCACCGGCAAATCCAGCGGCGCCAACAATGTTGAGAGCGACATCACCGACACCGGCTCAGGGAAAGTGTTCGCTGGCTCGCCAAGTACAACGCTATCAAGCTTGATAGCAAGATTTACCACAAAGACATAATTTGCAAGCTTGCTTACGGAACCGAGGTTAGAGGTGGTTGACCAGGCCAGGGCTGGCATTGGCGAGACATGGTCACCCTTACCGCAACCTTTTCAGCTGCCACATCATGTCGCTTGGACCATGCACCACAGGTCATATCACGATGGTCTCCTCCTCTCCACGGGGGACTACACGAAACCTACATGCTCGACAACGGCCGAACGATGTCACAACCTGGGTGAAGCTCCACGGCGAGCCAATGTCATTCGAGGAGCGCGCTGTGTATACCGACGACTACATGTGGCCCTCTCTGTGCACACTGATAATTAACCTCCTCTCACCAATTTGTTCACATTTTGTATACAACTCTTCTCAGTCtttgaaaatttaaatggtTGTTCAATCTATATATGAAACTTTATCGGTCGCGCAGCATGATGCCGCACGCTCTCTTCTAGTTGCTCCCAAAATCAATTGGAAGAGAAGATGGTGGCAGAAGGAATTGCTTGATTTCATTTTTGCTCATTTGCCCTGTGTACATGATACCCTTTCAAGCTGATGTATGCAATTTTCTGGTAGCATGTATAGTGTAACCATATGTTGTACAGTGTTGCTCTCAAATGCAACTTTTTGATAGCATGTACCTGTAAAGAAATGGGAACTATCTAAATGCAATGATCAATTTTTGACAGGATATTGCAATACTGCCAGCTACCTGAAATGAGAACTAAAATGTTTAGTTCTTGATAATATAACATATATGTCAATTAACTAAAGAAAACCTATGAAAACCTTTGGTAGCTTGTATCCGTAATATGTATTCATACATGAAGCCAAACAAGTTGAATAACCAAATTTGAGAATTCCATCTAGATTACTTAACCAAATATGAGAATGTGACCCATATTATACATAACCAAGTCATACAAGTTCAGATTTGTGACAACATCTTGTCGCCGGAAGGCCCCAAGCTAGTGTTTGTACCGTTGCCCCACTGCCGTGATGTCCCCCACAAACTTCGCCATTTCTTGAGCGCAAATGCACAATCGTTCCATCGCCTACGTCTCTGGTGCCATCAAGTTCGTCGCATTGGTTGGCTACGACGAAGCTTCTTGTCCCGAGAACAAGGTGAAGCTCAAACACTAGAAAGAGGAAACAACAATGGGTAGCTTGACTATCAGAGACGTTTGGACGAGCGAGAGCTTCAACGCGATGAAAAGGATAAGAACAATTCACAGTCCCGACAGTATATTATGAGCATATTGTCCGTTTTCAAATGCTTCATTTTCAGCGAGAGCTTCAACAAATATGTGGATATCCTCTTTCTAAACAACTAGGGATATTTTGGTCTCAAAACTCAAAGTGGCAAAGTATTCTAAAGGTAACCTATTAAGTGACATTTTATCCTTTGCTTTTTAGTGGGTGGCATTTCATTGAAACCCCACAAATGGAGTAGCATATTGTCCGTTTTCTCCAAAGAATGGGGCGGATGGATGGATCAATCGATCCAAAGAGAGGAGGATATCCTCTCTGGatctgacaggtggggccaagGGCAAATAAGTCCAGAAAcatgtgaaaaataaataaaatggaataaaaaaaaggtgaaatacAGTAAAAGTAGAGAAAGTGGTACCAAATAGAACAATTCGTAGTCCCGATAGCGTGTTATGGGAGGCACGCGGATTAGGTGGTAAATAAAACAAAGCAGACTTATCTTTactttataaaaattgaagatgtttttaccggtactttggtacgtcgtTCGTGTCCCAGTCTAATTCACATCCTCGCACATGCCGTGTATAACCCACCACTTTGCCATGTCTCCGATTCGATCGTTCTGTTTTCGTGCTTGAGCTTTGGTACGTCTTACGATCACTTGTGTCCGTAAGTCCTAGTCCGTAACCATGTGGAACGAACGGCCATGCGTTGATCGTCAGAGGAGTCAATACTCCTTACGTGAGCCTACTGCACCTAGCTGCTCACACAGCCACACATAACATGGTCAAAGCCAAAGCCCAACAGGCTACAAACCTATGGCCCAGCTCTCAAATTGGAcctttgttgacggtcgttatataccaatttcgaccgtcaatacaTATggaaataaaggagaactagcaatgcttgcatgcatatttGTTTAAGCATAATCTATTTTTACTTGTACTTGTCAAAGTATTTGTATACAGGAGATTTTcatataaatggaggagaaaCGATGGAAAATAATCGTTCAATCAATCATAGCTCGACGGGTGGCAGACTTATGGATGAATGGGCCCACAAACCCACTAGAACACCTGCAATTGGGCCCAACCACCATGCCACTGAGCTTAGGATCCATCAAGCGAGGTACGGGAGAAAAGATGGGCCAACCCAGGTGAAGCATCTAAGCCCCCgatgttaattttggtaattaatgacaaacactaattgtggactaactgttcttttgagctatatattttaagttaggttcGCATTAAGTGTGCGCATGGATGTCTaccgatggattaaaattgacggcgcaaagcaaaaggaagagaagacggtaaactagtgttttcattttaaattgatcgaggtgttgGGTGATCAAAATTGTGCTTGTTTATTTATAGCTTTGccatactattaagaggggtaatgacctagcaaagagatgattttaattgccacattaggtcattatgcatctagacttgtgctcacatttcacaACACACACCTTTTCACTAAGTTCGCCTTGaccagggccggtctgaccacaggTCAGAGGCTGGTCTGATCGGCCACCTAGTGGCGGTCCGACCGGCATGactggccagtctgaccggcggcacttgTGCGGCCAGACCGGCCGcctggaggccgggatggtgttGCTCTGGTTTgggcgatacagagccgacggagccgtattcggtcagaccgagccgaggccagtctgaccggccactcaacgtcggtctgaccggctagggCAATGGGGCCCAATGACAGGCctacaacggctagaaaactagaaGTTGTTTTCTAGCTGTTGTAGactagcacggtctgaccggccatacACCTcaggtcagaccggcagagcactgagttgggggatttcgcccccaacagctagttttggtgggtgggagtataaatactcccccaccaacAGCAAGGGgtctctcttggcacccaaatcaattgcatacaccccttgcacctctctcacacacatttgAGCTTAATGTTCATCCATTGTAGTGGTTGAGGGTTgatttagccaagagtcaagtgcattgcttcattgtagagctagtgtggcacttgatcttCTCCGAGCCgcgtcattgcttgttactcttagaggttgccgcctcctagacgacTTGTGGAGGAGTttcccggtgacctctccgggaagattgtggaggaggccctgGCGCCGGTgttgagtggtttggagttcaccaccttcggagtgaaggaagaactaccccgagtgatcgaggcttgggtagtcctctccgtgggctggctcccgccttgcccaccccttgacgaagggggcgtgcgtggcttcgtggttgagcggtggagttgggctcgcctcaacggggagtaggaaaccggcgagtttccgaacctcagtGAAAAATCTATTGTCTCCTTATCTCATTTATTttttgcatttacatttgtgcaatttacattcctagagacatacttgagatcatatcaccctaggattgctaaactagACTTAGGAATTGTGATTTACTTTTATTTGAGCCActttcaccctaggattgcaaaacataacttagttgcttagttagacttATCCCttaccaagcctagcaacttaggttagttttgattaggtgtcatttaattttaaatcgcctattcacctccctctagtcgacatctcgatcctacaccagggttcggccgaaccaccaccgGTGCCTCTGATCCTGGCCTTTCATGTGGACGTCCTAGAttgctccccaatgacggttgcggggTGTTTAGAACATTTCCAACCACCACAGCCGTCATATGGAGGCTATTTAAggatctctccctctccatttcaatACACACCAAGGAGGATCAAGCAGGAGTTCTCTAGTTTATTTACTTTGTGTCTAGTGCTTGTGGAGTAGAATTAGAATAATTTATTAGTTCTTCAAGTCTTCTGGAGATTTTGAGAATgactctagtagctcttctctctcttgtaAGATTTAATTCAgtaatgaaatattcttctttgTATAGTTTTGGTCCTTtacttcatttatataattatttgagtACCTACTTTAGTTCATACTTGTCTCGTAATAATTATGTAGCTAGCTTACTGGAGATATGCAATGGTATTGGTTTGATATTCATTTATATGATTTCTCTATGTCATCTGCAAAGATGTAGAGtaatatttagtaatgtaatcgtggtgcttagattattagataacATTAAATGGTGATGTATGCCACGAGTATTCCTCCATGTGCGTATATAGGGCTAAGAGATTTTCCTGGTGTGGGTACTCCTCTGTATCTATTACCAGTTGAATGGCCATAACGgattgtcgtaagaaactcagCAATTAGGGGTGGTTTCTCGAAATACCAGGAGGGCATAGTTTGGGGATATTGGCTACATAATTGTATAATGGCAAGTGCAGGCTAAAATGACTATATACTATaagtacaaaaataattatgttcttattctttctccacttagtTTAGATTATTATTTTAGTGAGAGTATTCTGGTTAGTTCCTTCTGTGTGTTAATCTATCTATCCTTGAATTGATGAACCCCTGCATTAGACTTTGATCTGTACGAGTGATATAAATTTCTAGCATAGTACTCTGTTATCATATCTTTTCctaggattaaataaatatgataccttAAAATACTTCTGGGTAAAATGCTACAGCGGTGTATCCACGCGCTTGCGGATTATATCTGTAACCGTAAAGAATACCGAGTAATATTTCGGGTGTCATTGctagaaattatatttttagtaatatcattaagaaatatcaacaaccTTGGAAACCTGCTGGCTTCATATTTAGTTATCCGCTGGCTTTAAATATGGAAATTTTAGTTTCTATATGAAACATAGTTTCTATACGGAACAACATATTTTTGAATTGGTATAATGGTTGTTTACATAAATATGATTGTATCCCATtctacaatttaaataaaattatactttactagaaaagatgcccgtgcgttgcaacgggtagagccaatttaatttatacatatgtatcggTCACAGCCCATTGTTTCGTCTATTCATGTGCTTACCCAAATCACTTATTAGCAAATAAAAGACTATTTGTGTGTaaataagttctaaaatttaaaatttggcttataggaataagcataagccaaacaatAAGGCCTTCAAACACGAGCTCGTTTTGTTGTCCAGCTTTATCTCAAGTTGAGTAGGAATTGATAACGGACGAAATCAGCAACTTTGATCATCCTTTATTTCAGTTGGCATGTTCTTTTCGAAAGTAAAATTGATTATTACAGATTATTGTAACGGCATCCCTGGTAGTACGTACAATCATGTGTGGAGACTGACTTGAAATCATGCTAACATATCCTAGAAATCGTGTCTTATAATACAAATAGAATTGGATGATCTGAGCAACAATACATGTGATATCCACACAGATTCTGTGAGTATCATTCGCTTGGTATCCACATCACACGAACTCTCTTTCGCAGTTCACTCACGAGTTATTACTTTGCAATGAATGTTACGTGTGACGGAAATCAGATACGGACGACGTACCATAGttttgacaaaaacatcttcagaTACGGGCGAGGGCGACACAATCTCAATCGAACATGCGGCAAAGGCAAATTGCGCACGCGTGGGCGTTGCGGGCCTAATCTGGCATCAGAGAATCACGGGCGTGAGGGCATTGCGTGCGGCAAGGGACACGTGAAAAGTGCAGGCCCAATTAATTTACGCACGTCTCGGATAAGAGGGACACTTTGACATAAGATAAAAGGAAAGGATTTGACATAAACATtaaattaaaactaaaacataaaatgaaaaccgattcaaacacaGATGACGCATCCAATTTTTAGGGGAAACATttctaatttttataatagtagatatgGAGATAGAGATATGGATAGATGAAAAAAAGGTCACCACGTCATCTGAAGGATGGAATTGAAGGATGACGTGGGATGTGGGACATGGGCCAGGATACAATCGATTTGGGGCCTGCATGTAATAGATCCAACGCGTGGGAAGGAAATCACACGGAAAAAAGTCGATCTCAATGAACCGCGATATACCCGTACGCGGggtaaaaagaaaagggaagaaaaatagCCGCGCACGTGGATAGAGTCGGACAActtacgaattttttttttgacaaaaacatcttaaacttttataataggtaaagataaagatgtACAACTATATCGATTAATCTACACCGTTATAATCTAACTAACAAAGTCTAATTCTTAATGTAAGAATTTCTAGCCCTCTAATACAACCATCATGGTTTTTTAAAGCTATATCTATAACATAAAGCGATGCATATATTATCTTTACCGTTACAACGCACCGACATTTTGCTAGTTACataaaattatcaaaatctccaatgcaaaccggacgaactGATGCCATATGTAGACGAAAAAGGAAGAGCCTTAAACCCTAGCAAGGGACCGTTCACCCCAAACCAAAAAGAAAACCCCCTTTGTCGACAAAGCCAGTCCCAAGCTCCTTTCCCACCCACCCgtgagatggcggcggaggcccaagccacggcggccggcggcctcgccggcgagatggaggtggaggcgtaCCGCCGCCTCTTCCCCCTCGCCTTCCTCGAGCGCCACCTCCGCGAATCCGTCCGCCCCGacgcgcgccgccccgccgagGCCCGCCCAACCaccgtcgccctcgccgccgtgtcctccgCCCACGGCTCCGCCCTCGTCCGCCTCGGCGACACCGTACGACCCCCCAAGCCGCCGCTCtccacccctccctctccccgccaCTCTTCCTGATTTAGGCGTCCGTGCGCCACCTATTTGACGAAATGCCTCCCGTATCTGTTTGCGGCAGGCCATGCTCGCGTCGATCAAGCTCGAGGTGATGTCGCCCTCCGGTGAGGCCCCCGACGAAGGATCTATTGGTATGTTTGCCGTTGATTTATCTTCTCATagtgcttttgctttgcgcgtTTGGCTAATTTATCTGCGTTTCTATTGTGGCGTGGTGCCGTGGTGTTCTGCAGCTGTGGAGTTCCACATGCCGCCTATCTGTTCCCCGCTTGTCAGACCAGGACGGCCGGCAGAGGTGGCGCCAGTCATCTCCAAGAACCTAGAGGACATCCTCATGAGGTATATCGTGCCTTGCTGTTGCTCCATTCGTCACGTACCATGTCCTTTGACTGAATGGGCATATCATTGTGCTTTCCATGTGTATAATCTGAATTTTGCTTGAATGGATGAATGCCTGTCTGCAGGAgtgaatttaatttatttattttctgcaGTAAATCATGCTGATTTGCTATATTGTAGCAATTGGACTTTAGAGTTTAATCATGGGGTTCCTTTTTAATCAGCAAAGTAGTCATGTGAAACTGCATTAGCACAAATGGAACTATTGAAGAGTATTTTGTTGATTCGCTTTTAGCTAGCCAATATGATCTGTATGTAGGATTGGGCATGATAAAATGGCAGTTCGTTTGCATACTGTACAGTGGGGCTGGTTCATCTTGTTCTACTTGTTAGTAGAAAACCAGAAATGGGGAATTTAATTTTGTGGAATCAGTCTTGTTGATCATATGACTTATCTATTTTTCTGTATGCCCGTGAAACTTCTATATCCGTTTGCATACATGGCATATACAGAGGCGACTTTATTTAATCCTCTCGTGCAGATCAGGGATGCTAAATTTGAAGGAGCTCTGTTTGATCAGTGGGAAGGCATCTTGGTTAGCATACCTGGTAATCACTGATTTCATTATTGGTTCCTTCTCTTTGTAAGGCTTACTGGGCATCTCCAATAAGTCAAATTGAAAAGCTTCACCTGAAATCTAGTCGTGATACATTAAATAAGATGCGCAAGGCTTCTCATCCTTGAAGCCTGGTCCAAGCATCAATTGCTTGCTGCTTGCCTAATGTCAAGTAGCCAGCAATAGCCTTCCTCAAGGGATGATAGTTATTTTGTCATGATTGTGGACATTAATGTTTAGAGCACTTTCATAGTGGTCTCTACTGGAATTTATCTACTTCCAGTAATACTACCAGTAGAAACAACCTAACTCACAGCTTTATAAGGGTCTTCATTGGACAATTGTACCCCCATTGGTTGTACCACTGGTATTGAGTCAGTACTATAAACAGATATGGTCCGTTTAATGAAAAAAGACAGAAGGTCTAGATCAGTTCTACTTTCAATAGAACCACTGTAAAAGTTGTCCAATGTTTTATGGCTCGGATGATCGACACAAAGTAACTTGCTTGCAACAACAAACTTTTCATCTGGGACAACAAACTTATTATTAGTGAATTTTGTCCCCCAGATAAGTCGGAACTAAATAAATATCTTATTTGGGCTCTTTTCTTAGTGCTTCCTATCCTTAAGTATTTCTCTAAAAAAGTGCTGAAGATTTTCTGGGAAaatgtatgaataatgatatgctTTAGTCTGCTACCctgttttccctttttcttttcccttctaGGCTTGTACATAAAACTAAATCTTTTAGAGCAAATCTGCTCAATACCATCGCATAGAAATTGGAGTTGGAAAATGCCATAGTGAATGTGACATGCTGCCAAATACCATTCGCGAACCCCACAAATGCTGGAGAATACCATCACCAGTGCATTTTCCCATGATTGTTAATAGGGGTGGGCATAAAAACCGAGGACCGAAGACCAGACCCGAAAAGACCGAACCCGAACCCGAAAAAACCGAAATCACGGTCTTCGGTCACTAGTTCAGTTGTACGATTTTAAAGACCGAACTTAGTTCGGTGTATTCGGTCATCAGGCCTTTCCGACCGAAGTAACCGGACTGACCGAAGTGGCCCAATACCTTCTCTTGCTCACGTATATATGGCCCATAAGCCCATTAGCGTAGCACATATATGTTCAGCTGGTGGGCAacatctctaaaaaaaaaaaaaacaagaaagggGAGTAGAGCGGCAGCGCCGCCAGTGCTAGGGTTAGCAGCTTGGCGCCTGCTCCCTCCCGTCTTTGGCGGCGG
The nucleotide sequence above comes from Oryza glaberrima chromosome 11, OglaRS2, whole genome shotgun sequence. Encoded proteins:
- the LOC127755357 gene encoding uncharacterized protein LOC127755357, whose protein sequence is MAAEAQATAAGGLAGEMEVEAYRRLFPLAFLERHLRESVRPDARRPAEARPTTVALAAVSSAHGSALVRLGDTAMLASIKLEVMSPSGEAPDEGSIAVEFHMPPICSPLVRPGRPAEVAPVISKNLEDILMRSGMLNLKELCLISGKASWLAYLDVYCLNADGSLFDAALISAVAAFTHLEIPLVSVGDDGRVFTVGGNEGKAKYELVNREKRKLTITNVPFSLTCALHKDNVLADPTAEEESIIETSVTIVLDSSDQIVSIQKPGGAVTSMTTIKECISLAKDRRRKLREILMDNVEAMEVDQTD